One segment of Synechococcus sp. A15-24 DNA contains the following:
- the sodX gene encoding nickel-type superoxide dismutase maturation protease, protein MLPPLAAAGLQDLLLFFCGRRQLLKVQGESMLPHLGSEDRILVNQRRRPQPGDVVVAWHPSKPGVRLVKRMHGMDANGMTLLGDNPSASTDSRQLGPIPLALLIGVATSCLRKSQPTSSATKWHP, encoded by the coding sequence TTGCTCCCTCCTCTTGCAGCAGCAGGTCTTCAGGATCTGTTGCTGTTTTTTTGTGGCCGTCGTCAGCTGTTGAAAGTCCAAGGGGAGTCCATGCTTCCGCACCTGGGCTCCGAAGACCGGATCCTGGTGAACCAGCGGCGCCGTCCCCAACCCGGTGACGTTGTCGTGGCGTGGCATCCCAGCAAACCGGGGGTTCGTCTGGTCAAACGGATGCACGGGATGGATGCCAACGGCATGACCCTCCTGGGTGACAACCCTTCAGCCAGCACCGACAGCCGTCAGCTGGGGCCCATCCCCTTGGCGTTGCTGATTGGTGTGGCGACGTCGTGTCTCAGAAAATCGCAGCCGACGTCTTCTGCAACCAAATGGCACCCGTGA
- a CDS encoding FKBP-type peptidyl-prolyl cis-trans isomerase → MRDILISSTVCVLCLLLALVSQLVAPSTVNAAAADAAAATSTAATASVVAKTTSAVVARSSFELDPDDPNPTLFAMAPDTNQADASALGGPLDAPDTQITASGLKITELQVGEGAEAASGQTVAVHYRGTLENGKQFDASYDRGTPFNFPLGAGRVIKGWDEGVVGMKVGGKRKLVIPPDLAYGSRGAGGVIPPNATLVFEVELLDVK, encoded by the coding sequence ATGCGCGACATCCTGATCAGCTCCACGGTCTGCGTGCTCTGCCTGCTGTTGGCCCTGGTCAGTCAGCTGGTGGCCCCCTCCACTGTCAACGCAGCAGCAGCCGACGCAGCAGCTGCCACCAGCACCGCCGCAACCGCCAGCGTTGTCGCCAAGACCACCAGCGCCGTAGTAGCGCGGTCCAGCTTCGAGCTGGATCCGGATGATCCCAACCCAACCTTGTTCGCCATGGCTCCCGACACCAACCAGGCCGATGCCTCCGCCCTCGGCGGCCCCCTCGACGCCCCCGACACCCAGATCACAGCCAGCGGACTGAAGATCACAGAACTGCAGGTCGGCGAAGGAGCGGAAGCCGCCTCCGGCCAGACCGTTGCAGTGCACTACCGGGGAACCCTTGAAAACGGCAAGCAGTTCGACGCCAGCTACGACCGGGGCACCCCGTTCAACTTCCCCCTCGGAGCCGGACGGGTGATCAAAGGTTGGGATGAAGGCGTGGTCGGCATGAAGGTCGGCGGCAAGCGCAAACTGGTGATCCCGCCGGATCTCGCCTACGGCAGCCGCGGTGCTGGCGGCGTCATCCCCCCCAACGCCACCCTGGTGTTCGAAGTCGAGCTGCTCGACGTGAAGTGA
- a CDS encoding hydantoin utilization protein A: MLISILTGFAAGAVHVVGGVDHLVAMAPFSLRKPLPALRAGFAWGAGHSAGVVLLAVISIGLKDLVHVETMSSWAEFLVGVALLVVGALAVRTAFGLELHSHEHHHEGDQPHQHLHLHVRGQGNHRRHAHAASGLGLLHGLAGASHLLAVIPALALPPAAAFGYLVAYLCGSIAAMVAVVAVVSFLTLRSGARLLPWLVGGTGALSIVTGAIWLQKTSAAIF, from the coding sequence TTGCTGATCAGCATCCTCACCGGTTTCGCTGCCGGTGCTGTTCACGTCGTTGGTGGCGTTGATCATCTGGTGGCGATGGCTCCCTTTTCGTTGCGCAAGCCCTTGCCGGCCCTGCGTGCAGGCTTCGCCTGGGGAGCCGGTCATTCGGCCGGAGTGGTGCTCCTCGCTGTGATCTCAATCGGGCTCAAGGATCTGGTCCATGTGGAGACGATGTCCTCCTGGGCTGAGTTTCTGGTGGGCGTCGCTCTACTGGTGGTGGGTGCCCTGGCGGTGAGAACGGCCTTCGGTCTTGAGCTGCACAGCCATGAGCACCATCACGAGGGTGACCAACCGCACCAGCACTTGCATCTGCATGTGCGTGGACAAGGCAACCACAGGCGCCATGCCCATGCCGCTTCTGGACTGGGGCTGCTGCATGGACTGGCCGGTGCCAGCCACCTGCTGGCTGTGATCCCTGCCTTGGCGCTGCCTCCCGCCGCTGCGTTTGGCTACCTGGTGGCGTACCTCTGCGGTTCCATTGCCGCGATGGTTGCCGTGGTTGCTGTGGTGTCTTTCCTCACGCTGCGCAGCGGTGCACGGTTGCTTCCCTGGCTGGTGGGTGGCACCGGTGCCCTCTCGATTGTCACGGGTGCCATTTGGTTGCAGAAGACGTCGGCTGCGATTTTCTGA
- a CDS encoding apolipoprotein N-acyltransferase — MGDLRSQPLLRAVLGGLLAGLAPGVAGPLSMLPALALLWSLVERPRDAVLWGLLAVLISHRWLLGLHPLTWMGLPAWLSLPVAVVIWLSCGVAAALLLLLWALLARLCRRRDGTWRFGAVLILALVWGAAELLLEGSPLFWIGVGGSVLPLDRPLAGLGRWLGSGGLATLQLLWGWGLWQLWRRRGRRCAGWLISLLLAHAVGALSLSPPPALAALRLGAWQPAIPTREKFSPERQRRFQSALSSALKQAQALKVEALVAPEGTLPSHWQPDEDGLPLPLISGGFRWVRGQQRSSVLLARPDRAGVEPLVDKHRLVPLGEWLPPLPAGFTRGLSAVGGLQPGDASRFANTWPSPIAVAICYEISNGRALAKATAQGAEWLLTIANLDPYPQLLQRQFLALAQLRAIETGRDVLSVANTGPTALVSADGTVQLLLEPQTDAIAAAELLRRQQLTGYSRLVWAWSSR, encoded by the coding sequence ATGGGCGATCTCCGATCCCAGCCACTGCTGCGAGCTGTTCTGGGTGGCCTCCTGGCCGGACTGGCCCCAGGAGTTGCCGGTCCCTTGTCGATGCTTCCTGCTCTGGCCCTGCTGTGGTCGCTGGTGGAACGACCGCGTGATGCGGTGCTTTGGGGTCTCTTGGCTGTATTGATCAGCCACCGCTGGCTGCTTGGCTTGCATCCACTCACTTGGATGGGTCTGCCGGCATGGCTCAGCCTGCCGGTGGCTGTGGTGATCTGGCTGAGCTGCGGAGTTGCTGCAGCCCTGTTGCTGCTGCTGTGGGCGCTGTTGGCTCGGTTGTGCCGCCGGAGGGACGGGACTTGGCGATTCGGAGCAGTTCTGATTTTGGCTTTGGTCTGGGGAGCAGCCGAGTTGCTGCTTGAGGGGTCTCCGTTGTTCTGGATCGGTGTTGGAGGCAGCGTGCTGCCCCTGGATCGCCCCCTGGCTGGCCTGGGCCGCTGGCTGGGCAGTGGCGGACTGGCCACGCTCCAGCTGCTCTGGGGTTGGGGGCTCTGGCAGCTCTGGCGCCGTCGGGGGCGACGCTGCGCCGGGTGGTTAATCTCCCTTCTGCTGGCCCATGCCGTGGGGGCACTCAGTTTGAGTCCACCGCCCGCCCTCGCTGCCCTGCGACTTGGTGCCTGGCAGCCGGCGATTCCCACCCGTGAAAAATTCAGCCCGGAGCGTCAGCGGCGCTTCCAGTCGGCGCTGTCCTCGGCCTTGAAACAGGCTCAGGCTCTGAAGGTGGAGGCGTTGGTAGCGCCGGAGGGAACCCTGCCGTCCCACTGGCAGCCTGATGAGGACGGTTTGCCCTTGCCGTTGATCAGCGGAGGCTTTCGCTGGGTTCGGGGGCAGCAGCGAAGCAGTGTGTTGCTGGCAAGGCCCGATCGTGCGGGGGTAGAGCCCCTCGTGGACAAGCATCGCCTGGTGCCGCTCGGTGAGTGGTTGCCACCGCTGCCGGCAGGCTTCACCCGGGGGTTGTCGGCGGTGGGGGGGCTCCAGCCGGGAGATGCCTCTCGTTTTGCGAATACCTGGCCATCACCTATTGCTGTGGCGATCTGCTACGAGATCAGCAATGGACGGGCTTTGGCCAAGGCGACGGCACAGGGGGCGGAGTGGTTGTTGACGATTGCCAATCTCGATCCTTACCCCCAGCTGTTGCAACGGCAATTCCTGGCCCTGGCTCAGCTGCGGGCCATCGAAACCGGTCGCGATGTGTTGAGTGTTGCAAACACCGGGCCGACGGCCCTGGTGTCGGCGGATGGAACCGTGCAGCTGTTGTTGGAGCCGCAAACCGACGCTATCGCGGCGGCTGAGCTCCTACGGAGGCAACAGCTGACGGGTTATTCGCGGTTGGTCTGGGCCTGGTCGTCCCGCTGA
- the trpC gene encoding indole-3-glycerol phosphate synthase TrpC: MEIRRRPPNPKVRVAYLEYAVPHDEEEPKNILEKIVWTKDREVDAARERVPLQTLKRQIEDLPPTRDFLAALREAPVQPAVIAEVKKASPSKGVIREDFDPVAIAKAYAAGGASCLSVLTDKTFFQGGFDVLVEVRQAVDLPLLCKEFVLSPYQLFQARAAGADAVLLIAAILTDQDLRYLSKAAAALGLMVLVEVHDATEMDWVLSIGGFPLIGINNRDLTSFETDLATTEQLMERFGDHLQDQGALLVSESGLFDRSDLDRVKAAGADAVLVGEALMRQQDVQSALTNLIHG, translated from the coding sequence ATGGAGATCCGTCGTCGTCCCCCCAATCCCAAGGTGCGCGTGGCGTATCTGGAGTACGCCGTTCCCCACGACGAGGAGGAACCCAAGAACATTCTCGAAAAGATCGTCTGGACCAAGGACCGTGAAGTGGATGCCGCCCGCGAGCGGGTGCCGTTGCAGACCCTCAAACGGCAGATCGAGGATCTGCCGCCGACACGGGACTTCCTCGCTGCACTGCGCGAGGCACCTGTTCAGCCTGCCGTGATCGCTGAAGTGAAGAAGGCGAGCCCCAGCAAGGGGGTGATCCGGGAGGATTTCGATCCTGTCGCCATCGCCAAGGCCTACGCCGCCGGCGGTGCAAGCTGCCTGTCTGTACTCACCGATAAGACCTTTTTCCAGGGCGGCTTCGACGTGCTGGTTGAGGTGCGGCAGGCGGTGGATCTGCCTTTGCTGTGCAAGGAATTCGTCCTCAGCCCCTATCAGCTGTTCCAGGCACGCGCGGCCGGTGCTGATGCCGTGCTGCTGATTGCAGCGATCCTCACGGATCAGGATCTGCGTTATCTAAGCAAGGCCGCAGCGGCTCTGGGCCTCATGGTGTTGGTGGAAGTCCATGACGCCACTGAAATGGACTGGGTGCTCAGCATTGGCGGCTTCCCCTTGATCGGCATCAACAACCGTGATCTCACCAGCTTCGAGACGGATCTGGCCACCACCGAGCAGCTCATGGAACGCTTCGGCGACCATCTTCAGGATCAGGGCGCGTTGCTGGTGAGTGAGTCAGGCCTCTTCGACCGTTCCGATCTGGACCGGGTCAAGGCCGCTGGCGCCGATGCCGTGTTGGTTGGCGAAGCGCTGATGCGTCAGCAGGATGTTCAGTCGGCCCTGACCAACCTGATCCACGGTTGA
- the pdhA gene encoding pyruvate dehydrogenase (acetyl-transferring) E1 component subunit alpha: MGQDLAVDTAPIGSAAAGPHAERLSNLVTAQRATVDRETGLELFRDMTLGRRFEDKCAEMYYRGKMFGFVHLYNGQEAVSTGVIGAMKRQHDWFCSTYRDHVHALSAGVPAREVMSELFGKETGCSKGRGGSMHLFSKEHHLLGGFAFIAEGIPVALGSAFTSRYKRDALGDASSNAVTAAFFGDGTCNNGQFFECMNMAQLWKLPILFVVENNKWAIGMAHDRATSDPEIWRKAASFGMAGEEVDGMDVLAVRAAAQRAVERARAGEGPTLLECLTYRFRGHSLADPDELRAEQEKQFWAERDPIKALERDLCEANLVSSDELRSIEKEIDAIVQDCVEFALSAPEPDPTELTRYIWAED; this comes from the coding sequence ATGGGTCAGGACCTTGCGGTCGACACCGCCCCCATCGGCAGCGCAGCCGCTGGTCCCCACGCCGAACGCCTGTCCAACCTCGTCACAGCCCAGCGGGCCACTGTCGACCGGGAGACGGGGCTGGAGCTGTTCCGCGACATGACCCTCGGCCGTCGCTTCGAGGACAAGTGCGCGGAAATGTATTACCGCGGCAAGATGTTTGGCTTCGTTCACCTTTACAACGGCCAGGAGGCCGTGAGCACCGGGGTGATCGGCGCCATGAAGCGCCAGCACGATTGGTTTTGCAGCACCTATCGAGACCACGTGCACGCCCTGAGCGCCGGTGTTCCAGCGCGGGAGGTGATGAGTGAGCTGTTCGGCAAGGAAACAGGCTGCAGCAAGGGGCGGGGTGGTTCCATGCACCTCTTCTCCAAGGAGCACCACCTGCTGGGGGGCTTCGCCTTCATCGCAGAGGGCATCCCCGTTGCTCTGGGGTCAGCCTTCACCAGCCGCTACAAGCGTGATGCCCTGGGGGACGCCTCCAGCAACGCCGTCACAGCAGCGTTCTTCGGTGATGGCACCTGCAACAATGGCCAATTCTTCGAGTGCATGAACATGGCGCAACTGTGGAAGCTGCCGATCCTGTTCGTGGTGGAAAACAACAAGTGGGCCATCGGCATGGCCCATGACCGTGCCACCAGTGATCCGGAGATCTGGCGCAAAGCAGCGTCGTTCGGCATGGCCGGCGAAGAGGTGGACGGCATGGACGTGCTAGCGGTCCGCGCCGCGGCCCAACGAGCCGTGGAACGGGCGCGCGCAGGGGAAGGTCCCACCCTGCTGGAGTGCCTGACCTATCGATTCCGTGGTCACTCACTTGCAGACCCGGATGAACTCCGCGCTGAACAGGAGAAACAGTTCTGGGCCGAGCGCGACCCGATTAAGGCTCTTGAGCGCGATCTCTGCGAGGCCAATCTGGTGAGCAGCGACGAACTGCGAAGCATCGAGAAAGAGATCGATGCCATCGTTCAGGACTGTGTGGAGTTCGCCCTCTCGGCTCCTGAGCCCGATCCAACGGAGCTCACCCGCTACATCTGGGCTGAAGACTGA
- a CDS encoding RpoD/SigA family RNA polymerase sigma factor — translation MVSTSQKPIDSQRRRSSDPVSWYLTTIGRIPLLTPAEEIELGNQVQAMMTLTEDGSKTFEDHELTGKQRRMLRIGRRAKERMMKANLRLVVSVAKKYQGKGLELLDLIQEGSLGLERAVEKFDPTRGYKFSTYAFWWIRQSMTRAIACQSRTIRLPVHLSERLTTIRKVSLDLAHKLGAMPSRVEIAEAMDIPLDELDSLLRQALTTSSLDAPVNGEEGRSFLGDLIADSSLDEPLDIVEQRIHHEQLGRWLSHLSEQEQHVLKLRFGLEGNERHTLAEIGRLMDVSRERVRQVELKALRKLRNLTRRLPSGI, via the coding sequence ATGGTTTCAACATCTCAGAAACCCATCGACTCTCAGCGCCGCCGCAGTAGCGATCCTGTTAGTTGGTATTTGACCACGATCGGCCGAATTCCTCTGCTTACCCCGGCAGAAGAAATCGAACTGGGCAATCAGGTCCAGGCGATGATGACCCTGACCGAAGACGGTTCTAAAACTTTCGAAGACCACGAGCTGACGGGGAAGCAGCGGCGGATGCTCCGCATCGGTCGACGGGCGAAAGAACGAATGATGAAGGCCAACCTTCGCCTGGTTGTGAGTGTTGCCAAGAAATATCAAGGAAAAGGTCTGGAACTGCTGGATCTGATCCAGGAAGGATCTTTAGGCCTCGAGCGTGCTGTTGAGAAGTTTGACCCCACCCGCGGATACAAATTTTCCACGTACGCCTTCTGGTGGATCCGCCAGAGCATGACCCGTGCCATCGCCTGTCAGTCCCGCACCATCAGGCTTCCGGTTCACCTCAGCGAGCGCCTCACCACGATTCGCAAGGTGAGTCTTGATCTGGCTCACAAGCTTGGTGCGATGCCCAGCCGGGTGGAAATCGCAGAAGCGATGGACATTCCCCTCGATGAGCTCGACTCACTCCTGAGGCAGGCTCTCACCACGAGCAGTCTCGACGCCCCTGTGAATGGCGAGGAAGGCCGCAGTTTCCTGGGTGACCTGATTGCCGACTCTTCCCTAGATGAGCCGCTCGACATCGTTGAGCAACGCATCCATCATGAACAGCTCGGACGCTGGCTCAGTCACCTCAGCGAGCAGGAGCAGCATGTGCTCAAGCTTCGCTTTGGACTCGAAGGCAACGAGCGTCACACCCTGGCTGAAATCGGGAGGCTGATGGACGTCTCTCGAGAGCGTGTCCGTCAGGTGGAGCTCAAGGCATTGCGCAAGTTGCGCAACCTGACCCGTCGGCTGCCCAGCGGAATCTGA
- the sodN gene encoding superoxide dismutase, Ni — MLRSALTALVRALPAPAAEAHCDGPCGVYDPASARVAAEAVLSMTKKLKAMEAPAAGDAAALAAYNNTSGRYVAIKEEEAQKTKKELLILWTDYFKPEHLATFPDLHDTFWKAAKLCSACKVNIDQAKAEELMAAVEKVHGMFWQSKGRSDAWVTAS; from the coding sequence ATGCTGCGCTCGGCCCTCACCGCCCTCGTTCGCGCCCTTCCCGCACCTGCGGCGGAAGCCCATTGCGATGGACCCTGCGGCGTATACGACCCAGCTTCTGCCCGTGTTGCGGCTGAAGCCGTCCTCTCCATGACCAAGAAGCTCAAGGCCATGGAGGCTCCAGCTGCAGGTGATGCTGCGGCTCTTGCTGCCTACAACAACACCTCCGGTCGCTACGTGGCCATCAAGGAGGAGGAAGCGCAAAAGACCAAAAAGGAACTGCTGATCCTGTGGACCGACTATTTCAAGCCGGAGCACCTGGCCACCTTCCCCGATCTGCACGACACCTTCTGGAAAGCCGCCAAGCTCTGCAGCGCCTGCAAGGTCAACATTGACCAGGCAAAAGCTGAGGAATTGATGGCTGCCGTCGAGAAAGTTCACGGCATGTTCTGGCAATCCAAGGGCCGCAGCGACGCCTGGGTCACCGCCTCCTGA
- the mnmA gene encoding tRNA 2-thiouridine(34) synthase MnmA translates to MNSATSSTDRLPTAAGDAALQRLRTWPVEHRVAVGLSGGVDSSLTAALLVEAGWEVEGLTLWLMSGKGACCAEGLVDAAGICEQLGIPHHVVDTRDTFQKEIVQRLVDGYRDGITPLPCSQCNRSVKFGPMLDWAAEERGLPRIATGHYARIRHGGDQGRHQLLRGLDSRKDQSYFLYDLPQEVLGRIVFPLGELTKADTRLEAARHGLRTAEKPESQDLCLADHHGSMRAFLDAYLPPRQGEIVLSDGTVVGEHDGIEHFTIGQRKGLGVAWREPLHVIRLDPAMNQVVVAPRAEAGQRSCVVGAINWVSIAPLQQPLELEVQMRYRSEPVAAQLTPIPHTPEDEALQRPHRCRLQFLDDQFSITPGQAAVFYRGETVLGGGLIQRDDQAQTNRE, encoded by the coding sequence ATGAACAGCGCCACCAGCTCAACTGATCGCCTTCCCACTGCAGCAGGAGACGCAGCATTGCAGCGGCTGCGGACTTGGCCGGTAGAGCACCGCGTTGCCGTTGGTCTGTCCGGTGGAGTGGACAGTTCCCTGACCGCGGCACTGTTGGTCGAAGCGGGCTGGGAGGTAGAGGGCCTCACGCTTTGGTTGATGAGTGGTAAGGGCGCCTGTTGCGCTGAAGGCCTTGTGGATGCAGCCGGAATTTGCGAACAGCTCGGCATTCCCCATCACGTGGTGGACACCCGGGACACCTTTCAAAAGGAAATCGTGCAGCGGCTGGTGGACGGCTACCGCGACGGCATCACGCCCTTGCCCTGCTCCCAGTGCAACCGTTCGGTGAAGTTCGGGCCGATGCTCGACTGGGCCGCCGAGGAACGGGGGCTGCCCCGGATTGCCACAGGCCATTACGCCAGGATCCGCCATGGCGGTGACCAAGGCCGGCATCAGTTGTTGCGAGGGCTCGACAGTCGCAAAGACCAGAGCTATTTCCTCTACGACCTGCCCCAGGAGGTGCTGGGACGGATCGTGTTCCCCCTTGGCGAACTCACCAAAGCCGACACCAGACTGGAAGCAGCTCGACACGGCCTGCGCACCGCGGAGAAACCGGAAAGCCAGGATCTCTGCCTTGCGGATCACCATGGCTCCATGCGGGCGTTTCTCGACGCCTATCTGCCTCCACGACAAGGCGAGATCGTGCTGAGTGACGGCACGGTGGTTGGTGAGCATGACGGCATCGAGCACTTCACCATCGGTCAACGCAAGGGGCTGGGGGTGGCCTGGCGGGAACCGCTCCACGTGATCCGGCTCGACCCCGCCATGAATCAGGTGGTGGTGGCGCCCCGGGCGGAGGCGGGGCAACGCAGCTGTGTGGTGGGGGCAATCAATTGGGTCTCCATCGCACCGCTCCAGCAGCCGCTGGAGCTGGAGGTTCAGATGCGCTATCGCAGTGAGCCGGTTGCAGCACAACTCACCCCGATTCCCCACACACCAGAGGATGAAGCGCTCCAGCGGCCTCACCGCTGCCGGCTGCAATTCCTCGATGATCAGTTCTCCATCACACCCGGACAGGCCGCCGTCTTCTACAGAGGAGAAACGGTGTTGGGTGGAGGGCTGATTCAGCGGGACGACCAGGCCCAGACCAACCGCGAATAA
- the lpdA gene encoding dihydrolipoyl dehydrogenase, with product MSDASFDFDVIVIGAGYGGFDAAKHAAEHGLKTAIIESREMGGTCVNRGCVPSKALLAASGKVRELADDQHLASFGIHAAPVRFERQKIADHANQLVKTIRTNLTKTLERAGVTILRGHGRLEGSQRVGLREPSGVDRVLSAKDVIVATGSDPFVPPGIETDGRTVFTSDEAINLEWLPRWIAIVGSGYIGLEFADVYTALGCEVTMIEALDRVMPTFDPDIAKIAGRHLIDGRDIDARSGVLASKVTPGCPVRIDLSDFNSRELVETLEVDAVLVATGRVPSSKGLNLESLNIETNRGFVPIDDSMSVLVNGQPVPHLWAVGDVTGKLMLAHTAAAQGKVAVDNILGHNRTIDYRSIPAATFTHPEISSVGLTEAEAKQLAETDGFQLGSVRSYFKANSKALAELESDGLMKLLFNKSSGEVLGAHIYGLHAADLIQEVANAVARRQSVRQLSTEVHTHPTLSEVVEVAYKQAASQLTA from the coding sequence GTGAGCGACGCCAGTTTCGACTTCGACGTCATCGTCATCGGCGCCGGTTACGGCGGCTTCGATGCCGCCAAACATGCCGCTGAGCATGGCCTCAAAACCGCCATCATTGAATCGCGGGAGATGGGCGGCACTTGTGTCAATCGCGGCTGTGTGCCGTCCAAGGCGCTATTGGCAGCCAGTGGCAAGGTGCGGGAACTGGCCGACGATCAGCACCTGGCCAGTTTCGGGATCCATGCGGCACCTGTGCGCTTCGAACGGCAGAAGATCGCTGATCACGCCAACCAATTGGTGAAGACGATTCGCACCAACCTGACCAAGACCCTGGAGAGAGCAGGCGTCACAATCCTGCGGGGGCATGGCCGTCTGGAGGGATCCCAGCGGGTGGGACTGCGCGAACCCAGTGGTGTTGACCGGGTCCTCAGCGCAAAAGATGTGATCGTGGCGACAGGCTCTGACCCGTTTGTTCCGCCTGGGATCGAAACGGATGGCCGCACGGTGTTCACCAGTGACGAAGCCATCAACCTCGAGTGGCTGCCGCGCTGGATCGCCATTGTCGGCAGCGGTTATATCGGTCTGGAGTTCGCTGACGTTTACACCGCCCTTGGTTGCGAGGTGACGATGATCGAGGCGCTTGATCGGGTCATGCCCACCTTTGACCCCGACATTGCCAAGATCGCTGGACGTCACCTGATCGATGGCCGTGACATCGACGCCCGTTCAGGCGTTCTGGCCAGCAAGGTGACCCCTGGCTGCCCAGTGCGGATCGACCTCTCGGACTTCAACAGCCGTGAACTGGTGGAAACCCTTGAGGTGGATGCCGTGCTGGTGGCCACCGGCCGGGTGCCCAGCAGCAAGGGGTTGAACTTGGAGTCGCTCAACATTGAGACCAACCGCGGCTTTGTGCCCATCGACGACAGCATGAGCGTTCTGGTCAACGGTCAGCCGGTGCCGCATCTCTGGGCCGTTGGCGACGTCACCGGAAAGCTGATGCTGGCCCACACGGCTGCGGCTCAGGGCAAAGTTGCGGTGGACAACATCCTTGGCCACAACCGCACCATCGATTACCGCAGTATCCCTGCTGCCACCTTCACCCATCCGGAGATCAGTTCGGTGGGACTCACGGAGGCAGAGGCCAAGCAGCTCGCCGAAACGGATGGTTTTCAGCTGGGGTCCGTTCGGAGCTATTTCAAGGCCAATTCCAAGGCACTGGCGGAGCTGGAAAGCGATGGCCTGATGAAGCTGCTGTTCAACAAGAGCAGTGGAGAAGTGCTGGGCGCTCACATCTACGGACTGCATGCCGCTGATCTGATTCAGGAGGTTGCCAATGCAGTGGCACGTCGTCAGAGCGTGCGGCAGTTGTCAACGGAGGTGCACACCCATCCCACCCTCAGCGAAGTGGTGGAAGTGGCCTACAAGCAGGCTGCCTCCCAGCTCACCGCCTGA
- a CDS encoding RNA methyltransferase, producing MISSRRNPLVKRLRSLSSRAGRGEEGLLLLEGTHLLQELVRLKLQPAELIATERWYQRHTQLLVGVNQAIPRRLVTDEVLTAALSTVTPDGVASLCPLNALPEPPTEAHFLLVLDRIQDPGNLGTLLRTALAADVQNVWLGSGVDPLGSKSLRASAGALLQLPHHRFGPDEDTAISQLTYELKRLAAGGMQVVATLVPGSQVPIPPVPYWELNWRLPTALVLGTEGGGLYPELLACCTHAVTLPHSSRVESLNVAAAAVPLLLERRRATMTATTQQSG from the coding sequence TTGATCAGCAGCCGCAGGAACCCTCTTGTCAAGCGGTTGCGCTCGTTGTCCAGCCGTGCAGGACGCGGGGAGGAGGGACTTCTGCTGCTCGAAGGCACCCATCTGCTGCAAGAGCTGGTGCGTCTCAAGCTTCAGCCGGCTGAGTTGATTGCGACAGAGCGCTGGTATCAGCGGCACACTCAGCTCCTGGTGGGCGTAAACCAGGCGATCCCCCGTCGTCTCGTCACCGATGAGGTGCTGACAGCAGCGTTGAGCACCGTCACTCCCGATGGCGTGGCCAGCTTGTGCCCGTTGAACGCTCTTCCAGAACCACCAACGGAGGCCCATTTCCTGCTGGTGCTCGACCGGATTCAGGATCCAGGGAACCTTGGAACGTTGTTGCGCACGGCGCTGGCTGCTGATGTTCAGAATGTCTGGTTAGGCTCGGGAGTTGACCCTCTTGGCAGCAAGAGCCTGCGTGCTTCAGCTGGAGCCCTGCTGCAGTTGCCACACCACCGCTTTGGCCCTGATGAAGACACAGCGATCAGCCAACTCACGTACGAACTGAAACGTCTTGCCGCAGGTGGAATGCAGGTGGTGGCCACTTTGGTTCCGGGTTCTCAAGTTCCTATCCCTCCAGTGCCGTACTGGGAGCTCAACTGGCGGCTGCCGACAGCTCTTGTGCTGGGTACCGAGGGAGGTGGACTGTACCCTGAGCTGCTGGCCTGCTGCACCCACGCCGTGACCTTGCCCCACAGTTCCCGGGTGGAGTCGCTGAATGTGGCGGCGGCAGCTGTGCCCCTCCTCCTGGAGCGACGACGGGCGACAATGACCGCCACAACGCAGCAGTCCGGGTGA